The Candidatus Rubidus massiliensis DNA segment AGCACAATGAATCTGATAAGCTTTTTGTGGATTAAAACCAAAATTTTCCCACACAAGTCTTTCCGCATCTTTGTTTTTTTGCCCAATTACATCTAACATATAGGTCAGAGCATAAAATTTTGTGGTATCAAAGGGAAACACGGGCATAATAGAACGGGGAATATGAGAGGTAGGCTTATAAAAATGCTCCATTAACCATTCGTCACTTCTATAAACTCCAGACCAACTAGGTTTTGGACCAATTAACCTTCCCAAACCATATTCTTGGACATAAATCATAAGTAAGCGATGAATCGTATCTTGCCAATCCTTCCATTCTTTTTTGATGTTTTCTTTTTCAGTATTCGTCTCAGCTTTAGATAAAAGAGTTTCATAATAAAAATCTTTTGATCTTGAGGCAAACAAGAAATCTGTATAGTAAGACCCAATAACACCTGGATGTTTCTCTTCAATTCTTTCCAAAAGAGCATTTTGGCGAACATTATTTATAATGCGCTGGTCAATTTCCTTTTTATTCTTTTCAACTATCGTTATAAGATCGCTACCTATTATGTTTTCAGGAATTAATTGACTAAACCACTCCTTTTCGTTGTATATTTTTTTAAAATCTTTTTGTCCCTCAAGTTCTATTGCAAATCCTACATTAGATTCAAAACCTTTTAATCTATGGCAAGCAGCACACCCTTCCGTGGCATAAACTGTCATAGAATAATCTAAGTCTTGTATAAGAGATGGATTTATAGGCTTTTCAATAGCTGATTTGGCCCCTCCTTCCCATTCCATTACTTTCTTTTTATATTCAACTGGAGAAATGGCTTTACTCTCACCCACCTGTGCTAGTAAAAATGTCATTAACGGCTCTAATGTGGAATGATCAAGTCGATAGTTTGGCATGGTAGAGCTTTTTAAGTCAGCTTGAGGCCATACAATTGATTCTTTTATATACCAAGGATAACTCTTCCCAATATTGGTAAGTTCAGGTCCAACACCACCCCTTGCAAACCCAGCTATACGATGGCAAGCGTAACACGCTTGAGATAAGTATAAATTTTTTCCATCTTGATACGTTTTCATTAAAACATCGACATCAGTCTCAATTTGTCCAATGGTTTCTTGATCATTAACAAAAGGGGCGTTAGCGTGTTTTATCATTTCTTTTTCTAAGTTGATAGCCGCAGTTTTTTGGATAAGTGTCCCTTGAAAACTTTGGTTTACCATGAGGTCATTTATTAATTTTTTTAAATCACCTTCATTGTTTTGCTTTGACATTTCCTCCAAATTAGAAGTATTGCCTGCCATTTGTAGTAATTGATCTTGTAAATCCTCAAGAACTTTTTGCCTTTGCAAAGACGTTTCTTTATTTTTTGTGAAAGAATAATTAGAGACTTTTTCTAAATATTTTTTTTGGTTTACAAAAGCTTTTCTCACCTCTTCAGGCAATTGGTAGTCATTAATTTTTAGATTAAGTTCGTTGATGGTTTCATTTAAGCCTTTAGTTTCTATAGAATTTCTTAAATTTTTTAAGTCTAAAAATGCTTTTAGTTCTTCATTTAAACTTTTTTCCGCTTTTTCATACTTTTTAACTTGAGTATTCATTAAAGAGCTTTGCTTCGCTTGAGAACCTTGTAGCAATTCTTGACTTGATTGATGACATTGGGCGCATTTAGCTTGTACTAAATTGCCTATCAGTATGGGGGTCGTTTGAAACAATAATTCATGACCCGGCTTATGATTAAACATTTTTGCAAAAGGTGGGTCATTTAGCAAATCCTCTTCTGTAAATCTAGGGGAAGGTCCCATATATTCAATTTCATAATGATCATCAAAAACTGGTCCATGAGCTTTCTCAGTGGTTAAACCTCTTCCATTTCCACTATGACAGGATGTGCACCCATACTCTTCTAACGGATGAAATTCAAATGGCCTTGTTTCCGCTCCAATCAAAGGGTGCATAATAAGCACTTTTTCTAAATCGTAGCTTAGCTCACCAACTTTAACAGTTTTTAAATCTTTCAGTTTTTTGGCAAGATCTTGTCTTTTAGCAACTTCTCTTTCATTTCCTTCGCTTTTAAGTTGATTGATTACTTTAACATCTTCAAGTTCTGCTATTTTTTGTTCTAGTTTTGCCCAAACATAATCATCATTGGGTATTTTTTGAGGAATACCATCTACATTGAAAATGGTATTACCATTAATATCTTTCGCTATTTTGGTAGGAGAAAAATGGGGAAATTCCATAGCCACATGGCAAGATGTGCATCGATCTATTAATGCAGGTCCTTTGTCTTCCCTTTCAATAACAATTTGTTTTATACCAAACGTGAAAGGGGGTGGTGGCTCATGCGTATATGTAGAGCGAAATTCTTCTAATTCTACATATCTATTTTGGTAAATTTTGTATTCAGGAAAAAATTCTCGCCAGAAAAAAATTCCGAATAAAATGGATGAAACTATTCCTAACAAAATCAAAGCTATTTGATATTTTTCTCCTCGCATTGGCTCCTCTTAATGCCTAGCAAACGTTTCTGTCCAAGGCCATATCCATCCCCAATTAGCTCCCCTAAAATAGGTACCAATGACAATTAAAATGGCTTGAAAAGTCATAAAAACTGTCCACAAGAAAATGGCCAGATAACGGCTGCGATGAAACCAATAGCCTTCTCCATGAGGATTTCGATCTAGATAAGGTATAAGCATAAAACCTAATACCATTAAAGTTGGAATCCCGACACCTCCCCAAAAAGCGTTGTAGGCAACCATTTCTTGTAATCCTAAAAAGTACCAGGGAGCTTTCGATGGATTGGGAGGCTTAATAGGGTTTGCAGGCTCTTCTAAAGGTGCATTTATTAACGACAAACCCAATACAAGAACTAAAGTAAATAAAAAAGCCACAAGTTCGGCTCTTAATAAATGAGGCCAGGTAAAGACAAAATTATAGGGACCTTTATCAACAGTTGGGCACGTCCCTCTAACCAGTTCCATCAAGCCATATGTCCTTTTAACTCCTGGAGCAAAAGACTCTTTTGTATCAGCTCTTTGAACTACCCTTAAAGGATCTGGTCTAAATTTATCAGGAGGTCTGGATAAGCCCCCGTCTTTTCGAATTCTCCAAAAATGTACACCGATTAATGTCCCCGTCAACAAGGGTAAAAAAGCTACATGAAGTACATAAAAACGAATTAAGGCATCCTGCCCCACATTTGTGGAAGCTAATAACATTATTCGATTTACGTTATATTCAAAGCCTGGGATATTAGGAACATAACCTGCAATATTTGACCCCACTGTTATTGCCCAAAAAGCTAACTGGTCCCAAGGGAGTAAATAGCCCGTAAAAGATAACAAAAGGGTCAAAACCATTAAAATTACACCAATAACCCAATTAAATTTCCTTGTGCTTTTATATGAGCCCGTATAAAAAACGCGCGACATGTGTAAAAAAACAAAAAGCACCATTAGATGAGCGCTCCATCGATGCATATTGCGAAACATCATCGCAAACGGCGTGGTGTCTTGCCAGTCTTTCATTATATCGTAGGCGCGATCCTCGGTTGGGATATAATAAAACATCAAGATAATGCCAGTTACCGTTAAAATCAGAAAAAGACTCGTAGAAATGGATCCAAGCCCTAAAGTGTAAAAGGGATCAAGAGAATGCTTGTGACACTTAACAGGGTGAAAGTGCAAAAAAAAGTTTTTAAATACTATTTCTGAACGATCGACATCATTGTTGGGATAATTATGTCGAAATATAGATCGGACAAACATTGCTGGTAAATTAGCCAAGTATTCAGCCCAGCTTTCTCTTGGTTTTCCTTGATAAACTGCCATTGCTATTATCCTATAAGATTAAACCAGGCTTTATCCCAATCTAATGTAGTTTTTGATTTATTTACCATTATGTCACCAGATGCCCCTTTAGAAACTTCAAAGTATACTAATGGCAAAGGAGCGGGTCCCCCTGTATTTCTGCCATAGCGATCATATGTAGAACCATGACATGGACAAGAGTAGCCTGTATCTACCATATTTACCGTACAACCAAGATGAGTGCAGACAGCTGTTTGGACTCTAACTTTACCCGATTGTGTTTCAACAAAAACCTTTTGTTTCGGATTAAAAATTTTGCCTTCCCTAGATAACAATTCTTCAGGTCTTCCTATAGAGAAAACACTTGGAGGAATTTTCATAGCATTAGGATACAAAAAACCAAGGAAGGAAAGATTAACCATTTGCGCCGCACCAAGTAAGCAAGCTCCAACGCCTAACATGGCCAAAAAAGAGCGACGTGAGATTTTTGGATCATTGCTGTCGGGATCTGTATTTAAGGTATTTCTATGTTTTGGCATTGCTATCTCTTTTTTTTTGAGCAACTTCTTTATTCTCGTCTCGAAACATTTGATATTTTACGTCTTCAACATCATCAAATTGCCCTTTTTTTGTGTAATACAAATAAATAACTAAAGAGGCTAATCCCGTTAATATTGAACTTAGTATGACGACAACCATTATCCTATCCATCTAAAAGAATAATCCATTAAGTCCATTGTAACTGCTTGAGTTGGGCATTTTTCAGCACACAAACCACACCGGATACAAACAAGCTCATCTTTAAGCATAGCTGTGCCTATATTATTCAAGGTGTCATCGTCAATCGTTGCTGAATCAATTCCATAATAATTATCGACAGCTTTTCTTAAGTTACCATCTCCTAAGTCCATATTTAATTGACTTAAAGGGACTTGTTTTAGGCAATTGCAAGGGCATACATCAACGCAACCGTTACATTTAATACATAAATGACCATTAAAAACCGGACTTACATGACATTGTAAACAACGATTGGATTGTTCATGCGCTTCTTCAGAGGTATAATTATTTTCTACCATATTTTGATTGTGCATTCTCAATTTTGCCGGCTGAAGTGTCGGTAGAGCCCATTTAGTCTTCAGGTATGTCTTATCACGATCAGGAGATATTTCAGTAAACTCAGCGGAAAATTCTTGATAAGGGCGCGTATTGCGAAGATCTGTGTCAATAGCTCTTGCCGATTCTTGCCCATGCCTTATGGCTGTAATAAATAAAGCAGGGCCATAGGCCGCATCACCTCCAGCATATAGTTTTGGAATAGAAGTTCTGCCTGTTCCTCGTTCGACCTTTATAAGACCTCTATCCAATACAAGATCCTTTTTTTTGTCCCAACCATTAAAAATGGACACATCCATCGATTGACCAATGGCTAAGGCTAAAGTATCACATGGGATCACAAATTCTGTATTGGGAATAACTTTAGGTGAAAATCGACCCGCGTGATCGAATAAAGATGAGATGCGTTGAACTCTTAAACCAATAATTTTGTCATTTTTATCTCTTTCTACAGAAAGGGGTGCTAAGCGATTATGGATTGTAATTCCCTCTTCCATTCCATCTTCAATTTCAAATTCGTCAGCAGTTTGTTCATCCCTACTTTCTAAGCAAACCATAGTAACAGATTTGGCTCCATTGCGCACAGAGGTACGGGCAACGTCAAAGGCTACATTGCCCCCTCCTACAACAACCAAATGTTCACCAATTTTCCACGCCTCTTCCATACAGCGCACTCTTAAATATTCGATTCCTCGAATAACATCTGGTTTATCAGCGCCAGGAATTGGCAAATCTCGAGACTTCCAAAGTCCATTTCCAATAAAAACAGCGTCGTAATCCTCTTGAAGTTTTGTTAAAGTAATATCGCGTCCAACCTTCATATTATAATGAATTTTTGCCCCTAAATACTCAATGGCATAACATTCATTAAACGCTATTTCATTTTTTAGACGGTATGTTGGAACACCATAAGTTAACATCCCACCAGGAGATCGCATCATTTCATATATGTCTACACTATAGCCTAAACGTAAAAGATCATGAGCACAAGTTAGCGAGGCAACCCCCGCTCCAACACATGCTACCTTTAAACCATTTGGTTTAGGATTTGTAGTGCCTCTTGCATAACTCATTTCTAAAGATTTAACATGCGCTTGCTTGTCAAGTCCAAACCACTCTGTAAGGTATCTTTTTTGAGCTCTAATCGTTAATGTTTTATCCACACGATCTCTTCTGCATGAGGATTCGCAAGGGGCTCCGCAAATCATACCGCAGATAGAAGCAAAAGGATTTGGACCTCTTGCTATTTTATACCCTTCTAAATAATTGCCTTGATGAATGGCAAGCATATAACCTCTCGGATCGGTATTAACAGGGCAACCATCTCGACAATCTATTTGTCGAATAAAATAATCCAAATCTGGTATGACTACATCATAGATTGGTTTATAGGCCGCTATTATTTCCTCTTCCGACATGCTTTCCTCTTAAGGATCGTGCAAAGTGGCAATTTAACAAACAAATAAAATTTTTTAAAACAGTTTTTAAAGAAATTATTAATATAGACAATTGCCTATTTTAAGTTTTACTATTTGGGATAAAAAGATTGATAAAAATTTGATATTGCTAAAATGAAAAGTTGAATTATTTAAAAAACGGAAGGTGTTGAAATTATTTTTAATAAATCCTTTTATATTTAAATAGTGAAAAGTTTAAGTAAGTTCCTGTACATTTATTTTAAAATTTTAAGAATTATCCCTTATACCTTATGAAAAAAGCGATTTATCCAGGATCTTTTGACCCACCCACATTGGGCCACATTAATTTGATCGAAAGAGCCTCAAAATTCTGTGACATTCTATATGTAGCTATTGGAAAAAATTCTACTAAAGTTAAAACATTATTTAACGCTGAAGAAAAACTAGAGTTGTTAACTTTGAGTACAAAACATCTTCCAAATGTTGAAGTCTGTCTCTTTGACGGCTTACTCATTACTCTGGCTCAAACCCTACAAACATTTTATATCATTAAAGGTTTGCGCAATTATAAAGATTTCGAAGAAGAAATTTCTCAAGAAAACTTAAATAAAATGTTAAGTCCTGTTGAAACGGTTTACTTATTTGCAGAAGGAAAGAGCACCTACATCCATTCAAGACTTATAAAAGAGATTGGAATGAATGGAGGCGATATTAGTCCATTTGTTCCAAAAGCAATACTGAATCGAGTACAAAATCGTCTTAAAAAATTAAGTGAATAAAATTAATTCACTCTTTAGTTCTTAAGTTAAAGATTTCTTTTTAATTTTTAATATGTTATAAACAAAATGTTTTCTTTTTCATTTAAGTAATTTTATTGCTTAAAAAAAGAATCCTTAGCAACTGAAGGAAATTACTATGAAAAACGAAAAGCGAAAATTAGACGACTTAAGTCTTCCTCAACTGCAAATGCTTCTTAAGCATTTACGGCTAGGTTTCGATCACGTTGAACTTCTTTTATCGGAAGAACAATTAAATGATTTATTAAACTGGTCTAAGATCAGTGAAGAACATGAGGATCGCATTAGCTCTAATAGAGTAGAATTACTCGGCAATATGTCTTTAATTATCAATACAATCTTAACTAGTACTTTCGGGGCTTGGATGGGTATTTCAGGTTGCATTGGATGCAGCTTGGGTTCTTTTAAAATACTTTTTTCAATTGCAATTTTAGCCTTTTTAGTCAGTGGTTTTATCGGCTACATCACCTTAAGCAACACAAAAAAACAGGCCAGTGTCGCCATAAACAAACAAAGATTGTTTAATTTACAATTAAAAATTTTAAAAATAATTAATGAAAAATTGAATCAAAAGTGTGAGTCAACTCTTTTTTACTTAAATACCGCTATCTTTTTACTCAATAATGAAAAAGAAGATCTCTTAAATAAAGATAAGTACAATCCATTTAATACTGCAAATGAGGCTTATATTTGGCTAGAACAATTATCCATAGCCTTAGAATCTCGTTTAAAAACATTAGAAAATATTCCAAATTTTGATCATTACCAAAAAGAATTAACCAAAGCTATTTATCGGATTCGAAAAACAATAGCAAAACATATCCATTTTCTCGAGCATTTAGCTTTAGCTGTAAAAAAGGAACGAAAACATACTCACCTTCGTCCTTATTTACCCTTTTTAAAAATCTTAACCAATCCATCATTTGCCGTCCCTAAATATAGAGCTCTAACCCCAACTTCTTGGGTTAAAAGCAATTATCGCTATTTGTTAATGGGTTTAACGCCCACTATTTGGGGGGGATTTGCCTCGATGTTTGTATTTGTAGGTGGAATTCCTAATATTACACGAGAACTTGGGTTTGAAGAGTGGGCTTTATTTTTAACTAATCCAACAGCTAGATTCATCGAAATTAGCATAGCCTTTTTAATTACATGCTACTTTGCTTTCTCTTATCTCTATTCTTCTAAAAAAATTTGGATTCGCCAAAAAATATTTGAACAAACGGAAATCTCTATAGCAAATGAAGAAACTCTCATTTTAGAAAATAATCATAAATTAAGCATGCTTTACAAAGTAAAAACACACTTACAAAAAATGATTTCTATGATGAATATTTTAAAAGCAACTGATTCAGTTTCTGCCCAAGTAGATCAAGAAGCCAATCATTTAAATTAAATAAGTTAACTACTTGTCTTCTATATTTGAGATGGCAAAAAGAGTTTGTAAAGCACTAATTGTACGATCGATAAGATTGGGCTCTCCTTCTAAATAGACCTCGACGGTACCGTCATCTAAATTGATGGCTTTGCCTTTTATTCCAAAATCTTTTACTAATCGATTAACGGTCGCTCTAAATCCAACTCCTTGTACTTTACCGTGAACAATTATATGTTTTTTCATAGTTTTTTCTCTCCTTACTATAAACTAATAAACATTAATCTATCTTGAGCTTTATTAAATTCTACTTTTTTATAGCTATGGGAATTATTAACTAAAGCTCGATTAAAGGTGAGTGATAACTTTTAAATTGGATTAAGGACTTAATTTTTTAGACAGAATTAACATTCATCAGAACAAGATACAGCCTCAGCAGCAGCGCCTACCATTTCTTCCATTGGAAGTTCTTGAATCAAATCTCTCACAAAATCTAAATTATTCGCTTTACTTATTAATTCTCTGAAGTTTTTTGTACCCGTTGTCTTCTTCAAATACCAACATCCAATTCTGCGCATGTCCGTTAAGGCTTTAGATTTTGGTTGAAAATCTATTGTGTATAAAAAATGTTGCCACAAGGCTAAACGACAATCTTCTAAAGATCTTGTTGGTTCTTGCTGGTTAATAAAATAATTTACGATATCCTGTACAATCCAAGGTTGTCCAAGAGTCGCTCTTGCCACTAAGACAGCGTCACAGTTAGTTTGCATAAACATTTTTTCTGCTGAAAGACCGTCTACCACATCGCCATTGCCAATAACTAAAATTTTTTTGGCTGCATCTTTAGCTTGTTTTATATAATCCCAATTGGCAGGTCCTTTATAGGCTTGCTCTCTTGTTCTACCGTGAACACAAATTGCCGTAGCGCCAGCTTCTTCTGCTATTTGAGTGATTAAAGGGGCTACAATATTGCTTTCATCCCAACCTGCGCGTATTTTTACAGTAACTGGTATTTTTACGGCAGCCACCATTTCACATAATATATCTCCAATCAGAGATGGGCTTTTCAACAATCCAGATCCACTGCCATCTTTAGTTACCTTGTCGACTGGGCAACCACAGTTTAAATTCACTTCATCGAATCCAAAATCCTCGATGATTTTGGCGGCTTGACCTGCAATACTTGGTTTACTACCACACAATTGTCCACCAATTGGGTGCATATCGCGATGATAGCTTAAAATTTGATAGGTGTTTGGATCGTTCCTAATTAAGGCATCCATCTTCACCATTTCACAAAACATCATCCCTGGCTGATAAAGCGCCGACATTTTTCTAAAAGGGTAGTCTGAACAACCAGCTAAAGGGGCATAAAATATATTATTTTTTAAGGTAAGCTTTCCATATTTGAATGGAGTCTGAAGAAATTTCATCTAAAAAACGCTATAAATAAATAATTTAAAATTTGTAAAAAGATGAAGGCAAAAATGGGACTGATATCGATCATACCAAGAGGAGGGATGAATTTTCGGAAAAAATTTAAGTAGGGATCTGTATAAAATGAGATAAACTGCATAAAGCGGTATTGGCTAAGTTCTGGTATCCACGAACTTAATATTCTTATAAATAGCATAAAAAAATACGCTTGAAATAACAGGTCGACAACTCTTGCAATCATAATAATTTTTATTGTTTTCAGTATTATATCTTGTAAAAATGATTAATACAAACCATTTCATTTAAAACTATAAAGCAAATTCTTGTAATAGTTAATCTTTTAATGTAAAATATCATTTTTATTTTGAGAGAGTTAGCATGAGTTTTGAAAAACCTGATGCCATACAATCGATTGGATTAGAGCTTGAAAAAGATACTATCTTATACGCTTCGTTGTCCCAGATTAAGGGGCAATCTACTTTAACTGATTTGCGAGAATTTCATTTAGAAGAAAATAATGTAAAGCCGCTTTACAACAACACAAATCTTTACAATCTAATAAAGAATCAGCTAATCGTTACCACGCTCAAGCCATCTGAATTTTTATCGAGGCCTTTAGAAATACAAGTCAAAAAAGAAAAAGATATTGACGCTGTTTTATCCTTTCAAGCTGAACCTCTTTTGCCGTACCCCATCGAAAATGCTATTTTAGATAAAGTCGTTCTTACAAAGGATCGAGAAAAAACAAATCTACAAATATATGCCGCTAAAAAGGATCATTTAGCTCACCACATCTCTCAATGGAAAAGTTTAAACATCGAGCCTGAAGTGGTTACATCTTCCGCTCATGCCTTAACGCAATTTTCTAAAGAGTATATCAAAACAGAAGATCCTTATTTACTTTTACATTTAGCTCAATACACCACTATCGTGGGTTTAGTCATCAATCATAAACTCATTTCTTCTCAATCTATTTCTATAGGAGTTGAGGATTTGCAAACTGCCTATGCTAAAGATAGTCTAGATGATAACTTAGTCCAAAATCTACACTCCGTTGATTTTTTAGATTTAACAACAGCTGAAACTCCACATCTTCTAGAAGTAAAAGATAAGCTTTATTTAGAATTTTTACGCATTTTTTACGCTTTAAGTAAGCAAACTAAAGGGCAAGAAATTTCTTGTATTTTCGTTTCAGGGGAAGGGGCTTCTTTAAGTAATTTGGATGCTAGCTTAACTACAACCCTTGGAAAAACCTTACAATACCCCCAAAAAAATTCTTTTTTTCCATTTGATAATGCACTCTTACAAAAATTTGCCATTCCAATAGGGGCTGGACTTAGCGCTCAACCCAAAGCTCTAAATAAAATAAATTTTAGACAACAAGAGTTTGTTTATCCAAATCCTTGGAAGCGTTATAAAAAGCCATTATCCTTGTATCTATTAGCTTGTATAGGTTTAAGCTTAAGTTTAATATTTTATGGCTTTAACTATCTTAATTACCAAGAAATGTCTTTAAGAAAAAGTTATATGGATCTTTTAATGATCATGAACAAGTCCTATAACGACTTAGAGAAAGACTTTTATAAAAAACTGAAAGGGCAAGACATTGCCGAAAATGACATTATTAATCCTCAAAGTTTATCTAAAGCGGATTTGAGTGAACGATTAGATTTCCTAGAAAAAGAAATACAAACTACACCCGAAATTTTCCCCTTGCTGCCTAACGTTCCTAAAGTGAGCGATGTATTGGCATGGCTTGCCACACACCCCTCATTGTTAACGCCAAATTCAGAGGCACAAATCGAAAACTTCTCTTACACTATGATCAAGAAACCGGAACAAAATAAAAAAGGGGAAAAATACCAAGTAAAAGTAGAGTTTGAATTTTCAACCCCAACTCCAAAACAAGCTAGAGAATTTCATGATGCACTCATTGCACCAAATGAATTTGTAGATCAAAAAAATGAAGTTAAATGGAATGCTAATCGCGGCAAATATAGAACCTCTTTTTTTCTAAAAGATAAAACGCAATATCCGTCGGCTAAAATTTAAATTAGGTTTAAAAAAGTATGTTTAATAACATTCCGATGAAAAGACTTTTAACATATGTTATGATTTTAGGCTTGTTACCAATCATTTTGGTATTTTCCTATTTTTGGACAAAAGCCAATAAATATACAGAGATACAAGATAGTTTTTTAGTTTTAGCAGACAAGGCTTTAAGCAAAGAAAAAAAACATGCTTTAAATAAAATTGTTCATCAAACTTATCGCGAAGCTGATCATTTTTATATCGACAAGCATTTAGAAACATTAGATCTTTTAGAGTCAGAACAAGAGACTTTACAAAAAATTCTTGCCAAACCCTCCTTTACTGAAGATGAAAGCACTAAAAAACGTTTGGAATATTTACAGAGCAGTAGCAATAAATTATCTTTTGCTGAAGGCGTGGTTCAATCCTATCCTTTTTTCCAAGAAACGGCCGAATCTTTAGTCCATCCAGTCGAAGTAAACGCAGAAGATATTCAAAAGATTTTAGCTCATATCGAAGGTAAAGAGATTGGCCTTTTTAAGTGCGCTCCTAAATGTCCTCAACTAATCATTACTGATTTTAAAATAGAAAGAAAAGCCTCTCAGGATAAAAACGAGATTTTTCAGTTAACTATGAAACTTTTAAAAAGAGAATATCTTTGATGAAAAAATGGCCCCTATTCTTCCTCATCATAACTTTCTTAAGCTGCTCACGCTCTACTGAAGAGTGTATTCCTAAACTTTCCCATGTTAATGTAATTGATCATCAAGGAATGTCCGAAACCTTTAGCAGTCAAGATCGTCTAAAGCAATTTGAAGAAATAAACTTTTCCCAATCGCAACCATATCAAAAAGCTTTGAGAATATATGAAAGAGATAGTAACGGAAACATCAAAGCAATAGTCACAAGTTATTATCCCAATGGAACTATTAAACAATATTTGGAAATTCTTAATAATCGCGCCTTTGGTGTATATAGGGAATGGTTTAGTGACGGTGTTTTAAAAGTGGAAGCTCATATTATTGGGGGTAATCCCGATTTGGGTCCCTCTGCTGAAAAAACATGGCTATTTGACGGTATTTGCAAGGCTTGGGATGAAAAAGGGAATCTTGAAGCTGAAATCTTCTACTGTAAAGGTGAATTAGAGGGTGTTTCCAGTTATTATCATAAAAATGGAAATTTATGGAAAAGAGTACCTTTTCAAAAAAATGCCATTCAAGGTTGCTACGAAATTTACTTGTCGGATGGTTCCCTCTTGCAAACCACATCTTATCAAAAAAATAAAAAACACGGTCTATCAAAACGCTTTTGGAATAATCAATCATTAGCCGCTGAAGAGTATTTTGAAGAGGATGATTTAATAGAAGGAAAGTATTTTGATTTAAGTGGCGCTTTAGTGTCTTCTGTTGTGAATGGCAATGGATTTCAAGCTTTATTTGGGAAGGAGCAAGTGAATGAATTACATGAAATCCAAGATGGCAAATTTGAGGGTGAGGTAAAAGTTTTTCAAACAAATGGGGAACTTAAATGTATTTATCACGTCAAAGAAAATTTAAAGCATGGGGAAGAAGTTGTTTTTCAACCCAAAAGAAGAAGTCAAGATATCATCCCTCAAATAACGATCGATTGGTATGAAGGGAAAATTCATGGCATTGTTAGAACGTGGTATAACAATGGCGTTATGGAAAGTCAAAAGGAAATGAGCCAAAACAATCGCAATGGTTTGTCTACAGCCTGGTATCAAGATGGTAGCCTTATGCTTGTTGAAGAATATGAACAAGATAAATTAATCAA contains these protein-coding regions:
- a CDS encoding YGGT family protein: MIARVVDLLFQAYFFMLFIRILSSWIPELSQYRFMQFISFYTDPYLNFFRKFIPPLGMIDISPIFAFIFLQILNYLFIAFFR
- a CDS encoding type IV pilus assembly protein PilM, which encodes MSFEKPDAIQSIGLELEKDTILYASLSQIKGQSTLTDLREFHLEENNVKPLYNNTNLYNLIKNQLIVTTLKPSEFLSRPLEIQVKKEKDIDAVLSFQAEPLLPYPIENAILDKVVLTKDREKTNLQIYAAKKDHLAHHISQWKSLNIEPEVVTSSAHALTQFSKEYIKTEDPYLLLHLAQYTTIVGLVINHKLISSQSISIGVEDLQTAYAKDSLDDNLVQNLHSVDFLDLTTAETPHLLEVKDKLYLEFLRIFYALSKQTKGQEISCIFVSGEGASLSNLDASLTTTLGKTLQYPQKNSFFPFDNALLQKFAIPIGAGLSAQPKALNKINFRQQEFVYPNPWKRYKKPLSLYLLACIGLSLSLIFYGFNYLNYQEMSLRKSYMDLLMIMNKSYNDLEKDFYKKLKGQDIAENDIINPQSLSKADLSERLDFLEKEIQTTPEIFPLLPNVPKVSDVLAWLATHPSLLTPNSEAQIENFSYTMIKKPEQNKKGEKYQVKVEFEFSTPTPKQAREFHDALIAPNEFVDQKNEVKWNANRGKYRTSFFLKDKTQYPSAKI
- the dus gene encoding putative tRNA-dihydrouridine synthase; translation: MKFLQTPFKYGKLTLKNNIFYAPLAGCSDYPFRKMSALYQPGMMFCEMVKMDALIRNDPNTYQILSYHRDMHPIGGQLCGSKPSIAGQAAKIIEDFGFDEVNLNCGCPVDKVTKDGSGSGLLKSPSLIGDILCEMVAAVKIPVTVKIRAGWDESNIVAPLITQIAEEAGATAICVHGRTREQAYKGPANWDYIKQAKDAAKKILVIGNGDVVDGLSAEKMFMQTNCDAVLVARATLGQPWIVQDIVNYFINQQEPTRSLEDCRLALWQHFLYTIDFQPKSKALTDMRRIGCWYLKKTTGTKNFRELISKANNLDFVRDLIQELPMEEMVGAAAEAVSCSDEC
- the gltD gene encoding Glutamate synthase [NADPH] small chain — its product is MSEEEIIAAYKPIYDVVIPDLDYFIRQIDCRDGCPVNTDPRGYMLAIHQGNYLEGYKIARGPNPFASICGMICGAPCESSCRRDRVDKTLTIRAQKRYLTEWFGLDKQAHVKSLEMSYARGTTNPKPNGLKVACVGAGVASLTCAHDLLRLGYSVDIYEMMRSPGGMLTYGVPTYRLKNEIAFNECYAIEYLGAKIHYNMKVGRDITLTKLQEDYDAVFIGNGLWKSRDLPIPGADKPDVIRGIEYLRVRCMEEAWKIGEHLVVVGGGNVAFDVARTSVRNGAKSVTMVCLESRDEQTADEFEIEDGMEEGITIHNRLAPLSVERDKNDKIIGLRVQRISSLFDHAGRFSPKVIPNTEFVIPCDTLALAIGQSMDVSIFNGWDKKKDLVLDRGLIKVERGTGRTSIPKLYAGGDAAYGPALFITAIRHGQESARAIDTDLRNTRPYQEFSAEFTEISPDRDKTYLKTKWALPTLQPAKLRMHNQNMVENNYTSEEAHEQSNRCLQCHVSPVFNGHLCIKCNGCVDVCPCNCLKQVPLSQLNMDLGDGNLRKAVDNYYGIDSATIDDDTLNNIGTAMLKDELVCIRCGLCAEKCPTQAVTMDLMDYSFRWIG
- the coaD gene encoding Phosphopantetheine adenylyltransferase; the encoded protein is MKKAIYPGSFDPPTLGHINLIERASKFCDILYVAIGKNSTKVKTLFNAEEKLELLTLSTKHLPNVEVCLFDGLLITLAQTLQTFYIIKGLRNYKDFEEEISQENLNKMLSPVETVYLFAEGKSTYIHSRLIKEIGMNGGDISPFVPKAILNRVQNRLKKLSE
- the yccX gene encoding Acylphosphatase — encoded protein: MKKHIIVHGKVQGVGFRATVNRLVKDFGIKGKAINLDDGTVEVYLEGEPNLIDRTISALQTLFAISNIEDK